From one Lolium rigidum isolate FL_2022 chromosome 4, APGP_CSIRO_Lrig_0.1, whole genome shotgun sequence genomic stretch:
- the LOC124707853 gene encoding uncharacterized protein LOC124707853 — protein MSSSSSSAAAAAVLPPPPSSPPAAAAPADEGRPAEADDRVASLVDRFLVEALENPRHRLMVLRMELDIQKFMQNHQLHEFEFQQFPNSYHRCAAHRVAQHYGLVTVADSLVDGPVSRIVARKTPESKYPAIALSEVPIKQARNDIEAAEKLKFVICQRPKASQNGAGGAGTNNGAVKTVEERIDDYNKARARIFNGSIPADVEGPSDFGALSIGRNELMNVEPSVYENKGCALNSRSRVAVFKDAEKDRIDPDYDRNYKRYVRPPVPDFSVSPGAFSFAVPQFMQYGVGYMQSPSMPRNQPSVYYGQPDLSMGSSGTAVYPQWPTPAMMYPHCYDNLGHVISQVPVYQSFNHG, from the exons atgagctcctcctcctcatccgccgccgccgcggccgtccTACCGCCTCCGCCGTCCTcgcctccagccgccgccgcccccgccgacgagggccggccggcggaggccgACGACAGGGTGGCCTCCCTCGTGGACCGCTTCCTCGTGGAGGCGCTCGAGAACCCTCGCCACCGCCTCATGG TTTTGCGGATGGAATTGGATATACAGAAATTTATGCAGAATCATCAACTGCATGAATTTGAATTCCAGCAGTTTCCAAATTCTTATCATCGCTGTGCTGCTCATCGTGTTGCACAACATTATGGTTTAGTTACAGTAGCAGATAGCTTAGTAGATGGTCCTGTTAGCAGGATAGTTGCGAGAAAAACACCTGAAAGCAAATATCCAGCTATTGCTTTATCAGAAGTTCCCATTAAGCAAGCAAGAAATGATATTGAGGCAGCCGAAAAACTTAAGTTTGTCATTTGTCAGAGGCCCAAAGCTTCCCAAAATGGTGCAGGCGGTGCTGGAACCAATAATGGTGCAGTGAAAACTGTTGAAGAGAGGATAGATGATTACAATAAGGCACGAGCACGCATTTTCAATGGTTCCATACCAGCAGATGTTGAAGGCCCAAGTGATTTTGGAGCTTTGTCCATTGGCAGAAATGAGCTGATGAATGTTGAGCCCTCTGTATATGAGAACAAGGGCTGCGCATTGAACAGCCGTTCCAGGGTTGCTGTTTTTAAGGATGCTGAAAAAGATCGCATTGATCCTGACTATGATCGTAACTACAAAAG GTATGTTAGGCCCCCCGTGCCGGACTTCAGTGTGAGCCCAGGCGCCTTCAGTTTTGCTGTGCCTCAGTTTATGCAGTATGGTGTTGGTTATATGCAGTCTCCTAGCATGCCGAGAAACCAACCTTCTGTCTATTATGGTCAACCTGATTTATCGATGGGATCTTCTGGAACTGCTGTCTACCCACAGTGGCCTACCCCAGCAATGATGTATCCCCATTGCTATGACAATCTTGGCCATGTGATTTCTCAG GTTCCGGTGTACCAGTCCTTCAACCATGGCTAG